The Halocalculus aciditolerans genome includes a window with the following:
- a CDS encoding ribbon-helix-helix domain-containing protein has translation MSTKRVNFRIPEELLTQADVAAEVTQKNRTDVLIEALREYLAEKESDDRFREAVVELYLDDEISFDALADVVGRQDAEAVRASRDVLDRGDELASKLAADE, from the coding sequence ATGAGCACGAAGCGCGTGAACTTCCGGATCCCCGAAGAGCTCCTCACACAGGCGGACGTCGCGGCGGAGGTCACGCAGAAAAACCGAACGGACGTGCTCATCGAAGCGCTCCGCGAGTACCTCGCGGAGAAGGAATCCGACGACCGGTTCCGGGAAGCCGTCGTGGAACTCTACCTCGACGACGAGATCAGCTTCGACGCCCTCGCCGACGTCGTCGGTCGCCAAGACGCCGAAGCCGTCCGCGCGTCCAGGGACGTCCTTGACCGCGGTGACGAGCTCGCATCGAAACTCGCTGCCGACGAATGA
- a CDS encoding PIN domain-containing protein — translation MIVLDTSAFISLAIGDALEPACEAFDVLTTATVLDELDTTADYDDVHAQGATTTLGLRDQYTVIDPDEHGPETSQIDAGEASCIGTVRERDAAFLVTDDFRALPELQQLVTADVALSPVVLRALVERDVLREDVAADALETIADQRDWLGAPIYRYAQRLFETRSDPRE, via the coding sequence ATGATCGTTCTCGACACGAGCGCGTTCATCTCTCTCGCCATCGGCGACGCGCTCGAACCGGCCTGCGAGGCGTTCGACGTGTTGACGACCGCGACCGTTCTCGACGAGCTCGATACGACCGCCGACTACGACGACGTCCACGCACAGGGAGCCACCACGACGCTCGGCCTCCGTGACCAGTACACGGTCATCGACCCGGACGAGCACGGGCCGGAGACGAGTCAGATCGACGCCGGTGAGGCGAGTTGCATCGGGACGGTCCGCGAGCGCGACGCCGCGTTCCTCGTCACGGACGACTTCCGTGCACTGCCTGAGCTCCAGCAGCTCGTCACGGCTGACGTCGCGCTCTCCCCGGTCGTTCTCCGCGCGCTCGTCGAGCGCGACGTCTTGCGCGAGGACGTGGCCGCGGACGCACTCGAAACGATTGCCGACCAGCGCGACTGGCTCGGTGCCCCCATCTACCGGTACGCGCAGCGACTCTTCGAGACCAGATCAGACCCACGTGAGTAG
- a CDS encoding DUF7342 family protein → MDITDIPDDAYAGDEAPPDIEELESPESLLKGGPIRERLLDVVTGLRTPTKVSAIADLADCDTETARDYLEWFDEMGLVHRHDGRPVRYVRNDAYFQWRRIDRIREDYSEQEIVEALSDAIDQIEDYRDQFDADDPGDVSLIEASQDMPTEDAWAALSEWKTLERRATLLDAARRDHPTAGSTPGHIDA, encoded by the coding sequence ATGGACATCACGGACATCCCAGACGACGCGTACGCTGGCGACGAAGCACCGCCAGACATCGAGGAACTGGAGTCGCCCGAATCGCTGCTCAAGGGCGGACCGATCCGCGAGCGACTTCTCGACGTCGTCACCGGACTTCGAACCCCCACGAAGGTATCCGCCATCGCGGACCTCGCTGACTGCGATACCGAGACGGCCCGCGACTACCTGGAGTGGTTCGACGAGATGGGACTGGTCCACCGCCACGATGGCCGCCCAGTCCGCTACGTGCGCAACGACGCGTACTTCCAGTGGCGACGCATCGACCGCATCCGCGAAGATTACTCTGAACAAGAGATCGTCGAGGCGCTTTCAGACGCCATCGACCAGATCGAGGACTACAGAGACCAATTCGACGCAGACGACCCCGGGGACGTCTCACTCATCGAAGCCAGCCAGGACATGCCCACTGAAGACGCGTGGGCGGCGCTCTCCGAGTGGAAAACACTCGAACGCAGAGCGACCCTCCTCGATGCGGCGCGGCGCGACCACCCAACCGCTGGGAGCACACCTGGCCACATCGATGCCTGA
- a CDS encoding 3'-5' exonuclease family protein, whose protein sequence is MPLELVAFDIETTGFEVRDEVTVVGFAVPLGVRVFVQTDGRAAPDVEASVRDRVESHVEVSTHESERVLLEAVGAFAAERLVGSDVLLVAFNGELWRSGFDLPFLRTRLSQRDVEWPFREMPYADLFPVVTNRFNTTDEEGESRSDLAGVYETLCDGQYGDLDPFAESGEAVTAYEDGRFTDLVIHNIADVLRTRELGLLAERYCSKSDFKLKSLTPTRHA, encoded by the coding sequence ATGCCGTTAGAGTTGGTTGCGTTCGACATCGAGACGACGGGGTTCGAAGTTCGGGATGAGGTGACCGTCGTCGGGTTTGCCGTGCCGCTGGGTGTGCGCGTGTTCGTACAGACTGACGGACGGGCCGCGCCTGACGTGGAGGCCTCGGTTCGTGACCGCGTCGAGTCGCACGTCGAGGTATCGACACACGAATCGGAACGCGTGTTGCTGGAGGCGGTTGGCGCGTTCGCTGCAGAGCGATTGGTCGGCAGCGACGTCCTGTTGGTCGCGTTCAACGGTGAGCTGTGGCGGTCTGGATTCGACTTGCCGTTCTTGCGGACACGCCTCTCGCAGCGTGATGTAGAGTGGCCGTTCCGGGAGATGCCGTATGCCGACCTCTTCCCGGTCGTGACGAACCGGTTCAACACGACCGACGAGGAGGGGGAGTCACGGTCAGACCTGGCCGGCGTGTACGAGACGTTGTGTGACGGACAGTACGGTGACCTTGACCCGTTCGCGGAGAGCGGGGAAGCCGTGACGGCGTACGAGGACGGCCGGTTCACTGACCTCGTCATTCACAATATCGCGGATGTCCTGCGAACGCGGGAGTTAGGGTTACTCGCAGAACGGTACTGCTCGAAATCCGATTTCAAACTGAAATCACTGACCCCGACACGGCATGCGTGA
- the brxL gene encoding protease Lon-related BREX system protein BrxL codes for MTTEDVDQKALDVFPGRVVRKDLVQDIKSGVNVPTYVLEYLIGQYCATDDEESLEEGLEKVKQILSKHYVRPDEAEYVKSEVRERGRYRVIDKVTVRLDEQQDAYIGSFVNLGLNDVEIHEHLVSKHPKLLGGGVWAIIDLEYLPDNANSPKSLFGIESFKPIQVSNLDLDQLKDRRREFTRDEWMDLLLQSVGYDPSAFSDREKLLFLTRCLPLVESNYNYVELGPRGTGKSYLYREISPHSILISGGKTTVAKLFLNLNTGRIGLVGRWDVVAFDEVGGLQFSDSEAVQMLKDYMESGSFSRGTEELTAQASMVYVGNIDLDVEGVLKSSHLFEPFPDDMQDLALIDRFHYYLPGWEVPKMRSEFFGDQFGFIVDYFAEFVRDLRKESYGDAINEEFAFGDHLNQRDERAVRKTVSGLLKLLHPHGEYTKEELREYLEFAMEGRRRVKEQLKRMGGMEYRAVEFSYLDLDTKEELYVPVPEEADEALIPPGTQQAGTVYTIGESEGRHAPFRIETQTLPGSGKTNISGTPGKKMKESFETACDYLQANMRELRRDETLDEYNINVQVLNPSDANEGGETSVGLLVGIVSGILDRPVRSQAVVLGAMSLMGELVAVSSLIDKLQLAADSGAKTVLLPAKNKEDLAKIPDELLDQLQLVFYTDPLDAASKAIEIE; via the coding sequence ATGACTACTGAGGACGTCGATCAGAAAGCTCTCGACGTCTTTCCCGGACGCGTCGTCCGGAAGGATCTCGTTCAAGATATCAAGTCGGGAGTAAACGTCCCCACCTATGTTCTGGAATATCTCATCGGACAATACTGCGCCACCGACGATGAGGAATCACTGGAGGAGGGGCTCGAAAAAGTCAAACAGATTCTGTCGAAGCACTACGTTCGCCCCGACGAAGCCGAGTACGTCAAAAGCGAAGTGCGCGAGCGGGGGCGATACCGCGTCATCGACAAAGTAACCGTCAGACTCGACGAGCAGCAGGACGCCTACATCGGATCCTTCGTCAACCTCGGACTCAACGATGTCGAGATCCACGAACATCTCGTTAGCAAACACCCGAAGCTTCTGGGCGGCGGTGTCTGGGCCATCATCGATCTGGAGTACCTTCCTGACAACGCGAACAGCCCGAAGAGCCTGTTCGGCATCGAGTCGTTCAAACCGATCCAGGTGTCCAACCTCGACCTCGACCAGTTGAAGGATCGTCGTCGAGAATTCACGCGCGACGAGTGGATGGACCTTCTCCTCCAGAGTGTCGGGTACGACCCATCCGCGTTCAGCGACCGGGAGAAACTCCTCTTCCTGACTCGGTGTCTCCCTCTCGTTGAGTCCAACTACAACTACGTCGAGTTAGGACCCCGAGGAACGGGGAAGAGCTATCTCTACCGTGAAATCAGCCCCCACTCGATCCTTATATCGGGTGGAAAAACCACCGTTGCGAAGCTCTTTCTGAACCTCAACACGGGACGCATCGGACTCGTCGGCCGCTGGGACGTCGTTGCGTTCGACGAGGTTGGTGGACTCCAGTTCAGCGACTCGGAAGCAGTCCAGATGCTGAAAGACTACATGGAGTCTGGGAGCTTCTCACGCGGAACTGAGGAACTCACGGCCCAAGCCTCGATGGTCTACGTTGGAAACATTGACTTGGACGTCGAAGGCGTCCTCAAGAGCTCACACCTCTTCGAGCCGTTCCCGGATGATATGCAGGACCTCGCCCTCATCGACCGCTTCCACTACTATCTTCCGGGCTGGGAAGTCCCGAAGATGCGCTCCGAGTTCTTCGGCGATCAGTTCGGATTTATCGTGGATTACTTCGCCGAGTTCGTCCGCGATCTCCGGAAAGAATCCTACGGCGATGCGATCAACGAGGAGTTCGCGTTTGGAGACCACCTGAACCAACGTGACGAAAGGGCCGTCCGGAAGACAGTATCTGGTCTGCTCAAATTACTCCATCCCCACGGTGAATACACGAAAGAAGAGCTCCGCGAATACCTCGAATTCGCAATGGAGGGACGTCGTCGCGTCAAAGAACAGTTGAAACGGATGGGTGGTATGGAGTATCGGGCCGTCGAGTTCTCGTATTTGGATTTGGATACGAAAGAGGAACTCTACGTTCCGGTTCCCGAGGAGGCCGATGAGGCTCTCATTCCCCCCGGGACGCAACAAGCAGGTACTGTCTACACTATCGGCGAAAGTGAAGGACGTCACGCACCGTTCCGCATCGAAACTCAGACACTCCCCGGTTCTGGGAAGACGAACATCTCGGGGACGCCAGGGAAGAAGATGAAAGAGTCGTTCGAGACTGCGTGCGACTACCTCCAGGCGAATATGCGCGAGCTCCGCCGTGATGAAACGCTGGATGAGTACAACATCAACGTCCAAGTGCTCAATCCATCCGACGCGAACGAAGGCGGCGAAACGAGCGTTGGACTTCTTGTCGGCATAGTCTCAGGGATACTCGATAGACCAGTTCGATCACAAGCCGTTGTCCTTGGCGCGATGAGTCTCATGGGTGAATTAGTTGCGGTGAGTTCCTTGATCGATAAGCTGCAGTTGGCTGCAGATTCGGGGGCAAAGACAGTGTTACTCCCGGCGAAGAACAAAGAAGATCTGGCAAAGATTCCGGATGAGCTGCTGGATCAGCTCCAGCTCGTATTCTACACCGATCCGCTCGATGCAGCCAGTAAAGCAATCGAAATAGAGTAA
- a CDS encoding HEAT repeat domain-containing protein, whose amino-acid sequence MYVLAFDRDWTVDVSPHPRQETVPIEWVRYWAHEADHEVWAIGNQDLVEEAEIPGTVESIRRRDGHIDALGEKNEYGRYAWWPEREERLRILAELFPDADGYVVVDDLDLSHVKGWDHYHAWDFVEHVRQGELGVSAPPSTDLSPDGGFESGDAVRDVLADGYVFELTHRTNGEQKTHLVTHFEPDRPSMTPLKGPPAFWFETAGNDERFSVRLPEIERLHPVPYDRLAEPFSGAAFAAVREQLQDDLSSVDEDTLRTMLSDAVADSTSVDRRAALRLAMIAVEHCDDVRALAVDTTFALLADEPSALDRAALQALHEAATDDPAVLNGHVGDLAAYASEDSMYQAAATHCLMELAEADPASVLDAVPALEAAATAETDATQSYAVYALSCIAETYPEEVMPAIDTLIEAMQSEGETAQTNALAALGKIASNYPDAAEPIVDELVAVLDADAKRVRNNAVGLLGDLAQEHPAVVIEYADQIAARLEDTNIQARVNASIALQRAGEADPAAIRAQQERLTAALQDPSPDVRANVCTLIGNANVSVPIEDLEDVRENDLDETVRDRAGWAISRLR is encoded by the coding sequence ATGTACGTCTTGGCATTCGACCGGGACTGGACGGTGGACGTGAGCCCGCATCCACGTCAAGAAACGGTGCCGATTGAGTGGGTGCGGTACTGGGCGCACGAGGCCGACCACGAGGTGTGGGCCATCGGGAACCAGGATCTCGTCGAGGAGGCGGAGATCCCGGGGACGGTCGAGTCGATCCGGCGGCGTGACGGCCACATCGACGCGCTCGGCGAGAAAAACGAATACGGGCGGTACGCGTGGTGGCCCGAGCGCGAGGAGCGCCTCCGAATCCTCGCGGAGTTGTTCCCGGACGCCGACGGCTACGTGGTCGTCGACGACCTCGATTTGAGTCACGTCAAGGGCTGGGACCACTATCACGCGTGGGACTTCGTCGAGCACGTCCGACAAGGCGAACTCGGAGTATCAGCACCACCCTCGACTGATCTGAGTCCGGACGGCGGGTTTGAATCCGGTGACGCAGTTCGAGATGTCCTTGCCGACGGGTACGTATTCGAGCTCACACACCGGACGAACGGCGAACAGAAGACGCATCTGGTCACGCATTTCGAACCGGACCGCCCGTCGATGACGCCGCTGAAAGGGCCGCCAGCGTTCTGGTTCGAGACAGCCGGGAACGACGAGCGGTTCTCCGTTCGGCTCCCGGAGATCGAGCGGTTACATCCAGTGCCGTACGACCGGCTCGCCGAGCCGTTCTCGGGCGCCGCGTTCGCGGCGGTTCGAGAGCAACTCCAAGACGATCTCTCGTCAGTGGACGAGGACACGCTCCGGACGATGCTGTCCGATGCGGTAGCGGACTCCACGAGCGTGGATCGTCGTGCAGCGCTCCGACTAGCGATGATCGCGGTAGAGCACTGTGACGACGTTCGAGCGCTCGCTGTAGATACCACGTTCGCGCTTTTAGCTGACGAGCCGTCAGCACTCGACCGAGCGGCGCTCCAAGCACTTCACGAAGCCGCGACGGACGACCCAGCAGTGCTGAACGGCCACGTGGGAGACCTGGCAGCCTACGCGAGCGAGGATTCGATGTACCAGGCAGCCGCGACGCACTGCTTGATGGAACTGGCGGAAGCTGACCCGGCGAGCGTTCTCGACGCCGTTCCGGCCTTAGAAGCGGCGGCGACGGCCGAGACAGACGCGACGCAGAGTTACGCGGTGTACGCGTTGTCCTGCATCGCAGAAACGTATCCTGAGGAAGTGATGCCGGCCATCGACACATTGATTGAGGCGATGCAGAGCGAGGGCGAGACGGCGCAGACGAATGCGTTAGCGGCGCTCGGGAAGATCGCGTCGAACTATCCGGACGCCGCGGAACCCATCGTGGACGAGCTCGTGGCGGTACTGGACGCTGACGCGAAACGCGTTCGGAATAATGCGGTCGGGTTGCTCGGTGACCTCGCACAGGAGCATCCGGCGGTCGTGATCGAGTACGCTGACCAGATCGCCGCGCGGTTGGAGGATACCAATATTCAGGCACGAGTGAACGCGTCGATTGCACTCCAGCGAGCAGGTGAAGCAGATCCTGCCGCGATTCGCGCACAACAGGAGCGGTTAACGGCTGCGTTGCAGGATCCGAGTCCGGACGTCCGGGCAAACGTGTGTACGCTGATCGGGAATGCGAACGTGAGCGTGCCTATCGAGGACCTTGAGGACGTGCGAGAGAACGATCTGGACGAGACAGTGCGCGACCGAGCTGGGTGGGCGATTTCCCGACTGCGGTGA
- a CDS encoding metallophosphoesterase family protein — MRVALLADIHANQPALEAVLADLPPVEQVVCLGDIVGYNPMPSACVELVRKHADVVVQGNHDRLVETPLRMAGNQMAHAGLEYAQDALSSEQRAWLRDLPERATVDNNYLAVHSHPTRTDAYVFPDDVSELAEASETYDGVLLGHTHIQDVSEIDGTVVVNPGSVGQPRDGDPRAAYAILDLASGDISLRRAHYDVDRVYHEVVVAELPAETGERLFDGA, encoded by the coding sequence ATGCGGGTCGCACTGCTGGCAGACATCCACGCGAACCAGCCAGCCCTTGAAGCGGTGCTCGCGGACCTCCCGCCGGTCGAACAGGTGGTGTGCTTGGGGGACATCGTTGGGTATAATCCGATGCCGAGTGCGTGTGTTGAGTTGGTCCGCAAGCACGCTGACGTGGTCGTGCAGGGAAACCATGACCGGCTCGTCGAGACGCCACTGCGGATGGCAGGTAATCAGATGGCGCACGCCGGATTGGAGTACGCTCAAGACGCGCTGTCGAGCGAACAACGCGCGTGGTTGCGTGACTTACCGGAGCGTGCGACCGTTGACAATAACTATCTGGCGGTGCACTCACATCCGACGCGAACGGACGCGTACGTGTTTCCCGACGATGTGAGCGAGCTAGCTGAGGCGAGCGAGACCTACGATGGCGTCCTCCTTGGGCACACGCACATCCAAGACGTCTCAGAGATTGATGGAACCGTGGTAGTGAATCCAGGGAGCGTCGGGCAGCCTAGAGATGGTGATCCGCGTGCGGCGTACGCAATCCTTGACCTGGCGTCTGGAGACATTTCGCTGCGGCGAGCGCACTACGACGTGGACCGAGTCTATCACGAGGTGGTCGTGGCGGAGCTTCCAGCTGAGACAGGGGAACGGCTGTTCGATGGCGCGTGA
- a CDS encoding CBS domain-containing protein — protein MPRDLYDCTAAELATHSVEHLDHNTPPRDAAAWLHETGYDAAPVYADNEPVGFIHKDDVTTDDDGDTLDDHLTPLTIHYMISGDTQFTDVLSALVEQPVYFLGGHNHVTGILTRADLNTAPARIYLFDRITYLEEHLRELILDTKPAWKDTPVTAAELDDIETRYEDAQAANVALDELHYAQFSTLETIVTSVDACWQTCGFSTKGSADSRLHAVTDLRNDVAHANLLVENTTSNDFLSSGRTTENLYDTLETIHNVLSNLQDAGYEPGATTARDAATLADPSTSLD, from the coding sequence ATGCCCCGCGACCTCTACGACTGCACCGCGGCCGAGCTCGCAACCCACTCAGTCGAACACCTCGACCACAACACGCCACCGCGCGACGCCGCCGCGTGGCTCCACGAGACTGGCTACGACGCCGCCCCCGTCTACGCCGACAACGAGCCAGTCGGATTCATCCACAAAGACGACGTCACGACCGACGACGACGGCGACACGCTCGACGACCACCTCACTCCACTAACCATCCACTACATGATCAGCGGCGACACCCAGTTCACGGACGTTCTCTCCGCACTCGTCGAGCAACCAGTCTACTTCCTCGGCGGCCACAACCACGTTACCGGCATCCTCACCCGCGCCGATCTCAACACCGCCCCCGCACGCATCTACCTCTTCGACCGCATCACCTACCTCGAAGAACATCTCCGCGAGCTCATCCTCGACACGAAACCAGCCTGGAAGGACACGCCCGTCACCGCAGCCGAACTCGACGACATCGAAACCCGGTACGAAGACGCCCAAGCCGCCAACGTCGCCTTAGACGAACTCCACTACGCCCAATTCTCCACCCTCGAAACCATCGTCACCAGCGTCGACGCCTGCTGGCAAACCTGCGGGTTCTCCACGAAAGGCAGTGCAGACTCTCGGCTCCACGCGGTCACTGACCTCCGCAACGACGTCGCCCACGCCAACCTCCTTGTTGAGAACACCACCAGCAACGACTTCCTCAGCAGCGGCCGCACCACAGAGAATCTGTACGATACGCTCGAAACCATTCACAACGTCCTCTCGAACCTCCAAGACGCAGGGTACGAGCCAGGGGCGACGACCGCACGAGACGCGGCCACTCTAGCAGACCCGAGCACGTCCCTGGACTGA
- a CDS encoding HNH endonuclease, translating to MQHGFRVGQQYRDTGSYRNPDDQFLRWIRGPLDSGIKNTGGIRDLGADRSDTPAALVLVSNDSGISQHDDPWEDTLAVNAGYVSYWGDAKADNPYDESAQNRKIKHAFDDAAAGRREDVPPVLVFRKPESGVVEFCGLCVPDHLEVRAYRADDGTQIPNYRFHFSILNTEAVPVTWLHERARQNDDSAAPDVWQQWVQTGELAQWPTGEPLDAQGRIRRYETAETVVSDAFREATFERYGHACTITGIHDDSLLDLAHVLPRSQRPDLAEHPENVFVLNALHHRAFDAALFTIDSDYRVRTSPSFDPAHPFLRETIVEREGERIALPPDARVRDAFLDELNAGLSWL from the coding sequence ATGCAACACGGGTTTCGGGTTGGGCAACAATACCGCGACACCGGGAGCTACCGGAACCCGGACGACCAGTTCCTCCGGTGGATTCGCGGCCCGCTCGACAGCGGCATCAAGAACACCGGCGGTATCCGCGACCTTGGCGCCGACCGCTCCGACACACCCGCGGCGCTCGTCCTCGTCTCCAACGACAGCGGGATCTCCCAGCACGACGACCCGTGGGAGGACACGCTCGCCGTCAACGCCGGCTACGTGAGTTACTGGGGCGACGCGAAGGCCGACAACCCCTACGACGAGTCCGCGCAGAACCGGAAGATCAAGCACGCCTTCGACGACGCGGCGGCCGGTCGCCGCGAGGACGTCCCGCCCGTGCTCGTCTTCCGGAAGCCGGAGTCCGGCGTCGTCGAGTTCTGCGGGCTCTGCGTCCCCGACCACCTCGAAGTCCGCGCGTACCGCGCCGACGACGGTACCCAGATCCCGAACTACCGGTTCCACTTCTCGATCCTCAATACGGAGGCTGTCCCGGTCACGTGGTTGCACGAGCGCGCCCGGCAGAACGACGACAGCGCGGCCCCGGACGTCTGGCAGCAGTGGGTCCAGACCGGCGAACTCGCGCAGTGGCCGACCGGCGAGCCCCTCGACGCACAGGGACGGATTCGTCGGTACGAGACGGCCGAGACCGTCGTGAGCGACGCCTTTCGAGAGGCGACGTTCGAACGCTACGGGCACGCGTGCACGATTACGGGCATCCACGACGACTCACTCCTCGACCTCGCGCACGTCCTCCCGCGCAGTCAGCGCCCAGACCTCGCAGAACACCCCGAGAACGTCTTCGTCCTGAACGCGCTGCACCATCGGGCGTTCGACGCCGCGCTCTTCACCATCGACAGCGACTACCGCGTCCGCACCAGCCCGTCCTTCGACCCCGCCCACCCGTTCCTCCGCGAGACCATCGTCGAACGCGAGGGCGAACGGATCGCGCTCCCACCCGACGCGCGCGTTCGAGACGCGTTCCTCGACGAACTCAACGCCGGCCTGTCTTGGCTCTAG
- a CDS encoding HNH endonuclease, translating into MADAELRPNAEESSGETAGSDESGVTSPRECHETVDPETREEVLTEYRHRCQACGRRGLGEGGLATLHVHHIERDPDGMGEHDLENLTLLCRSCHSWFHQQSTPDDSPVEITEADQSVLLPQDIEILRYLADEGPARTGDIAGGLPSDHSVSAVRERLWVLMGLDNLVDARDRQIVDKDVETGEWGLVEQVENSARGHIPDDPQLLLQRMEDEQVRQALDRGCDRSDIIDVLGISRRTTFNKQKRACAYDFPLSAFSRGGRPTDSERSDHSATGADTATGESDEQQRLDAVTDQDSEPMGRTETWGAPEPAPEPQSADEDVEDAGQPVSRDRADEGLRVHLQQAIDALQEVDDTLSR; encoded by the coding sequence ATGGCAGACGCTGAATTACGACCGAATGCGGAGGAATCGAGCGGTGAAACTGCAGGTAGCGACGAGTCCGGGGTGACCAGTCCGCGCGAGTGTCATGAGACGGTTGATCCGGAGACGCGAGAGGAGGTACTGACGGAGTACCGGCACCGCTGTCAGGCGTGCGGCCGGCGCGGCCTGGGCGAAGGTGGGCTAGCGACGCTGCACGTCCACCACATCGAGCGCGACCCGGACGGCATGGGTGAGCACGACCTGGAGAACCTGACGCTGTTGTGCCGGTCGTGTCACAGCTGGTTCCACCAGCAGTCCACACCGGACGACTCGCCTGTCGAGATCACGGAAGCGGATCAGAGCGTGCTGCTCCCGCAGGACATCGAGATCCTGCGGTACTTAGCGGACGAAGGACCGGCCCGGACGGGTGACATCGCCGGCGGGTTGCCGAGCGATCATTCGGTGTCAGCGGTCCGCGAGCGGTTGTGGGTACTGATGGGGCTCGATAATCTCGTCGACGCCCGCGACCGGCAGATCGTGGACAAGGACGTCGAAACCGGCGAGTGGGGGCTCGTCGAGCAGGTCGAGAACTCGGCGCGTGGCCACATCCCGGACGACCCGCAACTGCTGCTGCAACGGATGGAGGACGAGCAAGTCCGACAAGCGCTCGACCGCGGGTGTGACCGCAGCGACATCATCGACGTGCTCGGCATCTCGCGGCGCACCACGTTCAACAAACAGAAACGCGCCTGCGCGTACGACTTCCCGCTGTCCGCGTTCAGTCGTGGCGGGCGACCGACCGACAGTGAGCGTTCGGACCACAGCGCGACTGGGGCTGACACCGCAACGGGAGAGAGCGACGAACAGCAGCGGCTTGATGCAGTGACAGACCAGGACTCTGAGCCAATGGGTCGGACAGAAACGTGGGGTGCGCCAGAGCCGGCTCCTGAACCTCAATCCGCGGATGAGGATGTGGAAGATGCGGGTCAGCCCGTTAGCCGGGATCGTGCCGATGAGGGACTGCGCGTGCATCTGCAGCAGGCAATTGATGCGCTACAGGAGGTGGACGACACACTCAGTCGATAG
- a CDS encoding ADP-ribosylglycohydrolase family protein has translation MELARARGVLLGLACGDALGRPVEFGSASAIAAEYGRLDEMVGHGTWNQPAGTITDDTEQALCIARSLVERQGFDPADVAERFVAWYDSDPFDIGRMTMRSLSRLKHGDAWDEAGQQVWEDSLEGQNAGNGSVMRCAPLAVPYATDWERLTEVSRQSSQITHADPRCTYGCAVLNLTIAGLLDDADEPLREALDDVETNAPDELIGALRPLARGETPDTLETSGYVVHSLQTALHDGLVAESAEEAIVTAVNRGGDTDTIGAIAGAVAGARFGAAQLPERWLTAIDETGEIDALTERLVEVA, from the coding sequence ATGGAACTGGCACGCGCACGAGGAGTGCTACTTGGGTTAGCGTGCGGGGATGCGCTCGGGCGGCCTGTGGAGTTCGGGTCGGCGTCGGCTATCGCGGCCGAGTACGGTCGGCTCGACGAGATGGTCGGGCACGGCACGTGGAATCAGCCGGCCGGCACGATTACGGACGACACCGAGCAGGCGCTCTGTATCGCTCGTAGTCTCGTCGAACGCCAGGGATTCGATCCGGCGGATGTTGCGGAGCGGTTCGTCGCGTGGTACGACAGCGACCCGTTCGATATCGGGCGGATGACGATGCGGTCGCTCAGCCGCCTCAAACACGGTGACGCATGGGATGAAGCGGGCCAGCAGGTGTGGGAGGACAGTCTCGAAGGACAGAACGCGGGGAACGGGAGCGTGATGCGGTGTGCGCCGCTCGCCGTCCCGTACGCGACGGATTGGGAGCGACTCACCGAAGTGAGTCGGCAGTCCTCCCAGATCACACATGCCGATCCGCGTTGCACGTACGGCTGCGCTGTGCTGAACCTCACCATCGCCGGGCTCCTCGACGACGCAGACGAGCCACTCCGAGAGGCGCTCGACGACGTCGAGACGAACGCGCCGGACGAACTCATTGGCGCACTCCGACCGCTCGCTCGTGGCGAGACGCCCGACACCCTAGAGACGTCGGGGTATGTCGTGCACTCGCTCCAGACGGCGCTCCACGATGGGTTGGTCGCGGAGAGCGCCGAGGAAGCGATTGTGACCGCGGTGAACCGTGGTGGTGATACGGATACGATTGGCGCGATTGCGGGCGCGGTTGCGGGCGCGCGGTTCGGGGCGGCACAGCTCCCGGAGCGATGGCTCACCGCTATCGACGAAACCGGGGAAATCGACGCGCTGACCGAGCGACTCGTGGAGGTGGCGTGA
- a CDS encoding helix-turn-helix domain-containing protein gives MGDRDRDEESGKFTEEYPAQEFLEALVNLGPSGTTDIADYVGCDRRTAYLKLKTLEEEGEVRSRKVGNSLLWERDE, from the coding sequence ATGGGCGACCGGGATCGGGACGAAGAAAGTGGGAAATTTACTGAGGAATACCCTGCCCAAGAGTTTCTGGAAGCCTTAGTCAATCTCGGTCCCAGTGGAACGACGGACATTGCCGATTATGTCGGCTGTGACCGTCGAACCGCTTACTTGAAATTGAAAACACTCGAAGAAGAAGGAGAAGTTAGAAGCAGGAAAGTAGGGAATTCGCTCCTTTGGGAGCGCGATGAATAG